In Carassius gibelio isolate Cgi1373 ecotype wild population from Czech Republic chromosome B13, carGib1.2-hapl.c, whole genome shotgun sequence, one genomic interval encodes:
- the LOC127969928 gene encoding choline O-acetyltransferase, whose protein sequence is MPVLKREQARDVGDPSGLPKLPVPPLQQTLDMYLKCMSHLIPEEQFKKTKVIVEKFGAPGGIGECLQKKLLERSENKANWVYDYWLEDMYLSNRLALPVNSSPVMVFPKQNFTSQSDTLRFAAHLISGVLEYKSLIDGRALPVDYARGQLAGTPLCMDQYNKVFTSYRLPGPKIDTLVAQKSTVMPEPEHIIVACKNQFFVLDVVINFRRLNEKDLYTQLERIRKMADIEEERLPPIGLLTSDGRTQWAEARSVLIKDSTNRDSLDMIERCLCLVCLDEPSGTELTDTNRALLMLHGGGMDKNGGNRWYDKPMQFVIGADGCCGVVCEHSPFEGIVLVQCSEYLLRYMRGSPSKLVRAASMSELPAPRRLRWKCSPDIQVFLTASADKLQRLVKNLDMNVNKFTGYGKEFIKKQKMSPDAYIQVALQFTFYRCHGRLVPTYESASIRRFQEGRVDNIRSSTPEALAFVKAMANSSKTTDAEKMALLWTAIKAQTNYTILAITGMAIDNHLLGLREIAKELKLEKPELFSDTTYATSIHFILSTSQVPTTEEMFCCYGPVVPNGYGACYNPQTDHIIFCVSSFRDSAETSSDLFVKTLEGCLKEMQDLCLKCNSEAKPTDATEKMDGNTKVMKNGSKS, encoded by the exons ATGCCGGTTTTGAAAAGGGAGCAAGCAAGAGATGTGGGAGATCCAAGT GGCCTCCCGAAGCTCCCAGTGCCACCCTTGCAGCAAACACTGGACATGTACCTGAAGTGCATGAGTCACCTAATACCAGAGGAGCAGTTCAAAAAGACAAAGGTAATTGTAGAGAAATTTGGAGCACCTGGTGGGATTGGAGAATGTCTTCAGAAAAAGTTACTGGAGAGAAGTGAAAATAAGGCCAATTGG GTGTATGACTACTGGCTTGAAGACATGTATTTGAGCAACAGATTAGCACTACCTGTCAACTCCAGTCCTGTGATGGTCTTTCCCAAGCAGAACTTCACGAGTCAAAGTGATACCCTCAG ATTTGCTGCTCATCTCATTTCTGGTGTATTAGAGTATAAATCTCTTATAGATGG ACGTGCCCTCCCTGTAGACTATGCTCGTGGGCAGCTGGCTGGGACGCCCCTGTGTATGGATCAGTACAATAAGGTCTTCACCTCCTACCGTCTGCCAGGGCCAAAAATTGACACTTTAGTGGCTCAGAAGAGCACAGTTATGCCTGAGCCTGAACATATAATAGTGGCTTGTAAGAATCAG TTTTTTGTTCTCGACGTGGTGATAAACTTCCGTCGGTTGAATGAAAAAGACCTTTATACTCAACTGGAGCGAATCAGAAAGATGGCAGACATTGAAGAGGAGCGTCTGCCTCCAATCGGTCTGCTCACATCAGATGGCAGAACACAGTGGGCCGAGGCTCGCAGCGTGCTGATCAAAG ATTCTACCAACAGGGATTCTCTGGACATGATTGAGCGCTGTCTGTGTCTGGTGTGTTTGGACGAGCCGTCTGGCACTGAACTGACTGATACCAACCGAGCTTTACTGATGCTCCACGGAGGGGGGATGGACAAAAATGGGGGCAATCGCTGGTATGACAAGCCCATGCAg TTTGTAATAGGTGCAGATGGATGCTGTGGTGTTGTATGTGAACACTCCCCTTTTGAAGGAATAGTGCTCGTGCAATGTTCAGAATATCTTCTGAGATACAT GAGAGGAAGCCCTTCTAAGCTTGTGAGGGCAGCCAGCATGAGTGAGCTTCCTGCCCCCAGACGACTGCGCTGGAAATGCTCACCAGATATCCAAGTGTTCCTCACAGCCTCAGCAGACAAATTACAGAG ACTTGTGAAAAATCTGGACATGAATGTCAACAAATTCACTGGTTATGGCAAAGAGTTCATCAAGAAACAGAAAATGAGCCCTGATGCTTATATTCAAGTTGCCCTCCAGTTTACATTTTACAG ATGTCATGGACGTCTAGTGCCCACCTATGAAAGTGCATCAATACGCCGCTTTCAAGAAGGACGAGTTGACAACATTCGCTCCTCCACACCTGAGGCCTTAGCATTTGTGAAAGCTATGGCAAATAGCTCCAAAACCACT gatGCTGAGAAAATGGCGTTGCTTTGGACTGCCATTAAAGCCCAAACCAATTACACAATTCTA GCAATCACTGGGATGGCAATAGACAATCACTTGCTGGGACTGCGAGAGATTGCCAAGGAGCTGAAACTAGAAAAGCCAGAGCTGTTTTCTGATACAACTTATGCCACCAGCATCCACTTCATTCTCTCTACAAGCCAG GTTCCTACCACTGAAGAGATGTTCTGCTGCTATGGTCCTGTTGTCCCTAATGGCTACGGAGCCTGCTACAATCCTCAGACGGACCACATCATCTTCTGCGTGTCAAGCTTCCGTGACAGTGCCGAGACCAGCTCAGATTTGTTTGTGAAGACTCTTGAGGGGTGCCTCAAGGAAATGCAAGATCTATGCCTAAAATGCAACAGTGAAGCTAAACCAACTGACGCCACGGAAAAGATGGACGGAAATACCAAGGTAATGAAGAATGGAAGCAAGTCATAG